The Variovorax paradoxus B4 genome includes a region encoding these proteins:
- the ltrA gene encoding group II intron reverse transcriptase/maturase, which translates to MSDRSGKSDCCVVPKKLPNKAAGEAPAAAEAVEGRRQAKGNAIAARMSRRSVRVYDMGTALDGIRQTAKGRRGARFTGLLHHIYAVERLEAAYLALKRDAAAGVDGQTWQAYGQDLEGNLLDLSERLARGGYRPQPVKRVYIDKADGSKRPLGVPALEDKLVQRATVEVLNAIYEQDFLGFSYGFRPGKSAHNALDAVAVGVHSRRVSWILDADIAKFFDTIERDWLVKFIEHRVADTRVVRLIKKWLHAGVLEEGRLRQSEVGTVQGGSISPLLANIYLHYAFDLWVKQWRGRHARGDVIVVRYADDWVAGFQFRDDAERFQRAVAERLGQFGLKLHPEKTRLIEFGRVARENRRRRGQGKPQTFDFLGFTHCCGTTRKGHFMVLRLTSAKRLRAKLQVVKLELRRRMHQPIPEQGQYLRAVVAGHARYFGVPCNGARLRTFRFQVAGLWHRTLCRRSQSHGLTWRRMYRLMAHWLPVANICHPYPNQRLIVMTQGRSRMR; encoded by the coding sequence ATGAGCGATAGGAGCGGGAAGTCGGACTGCTGCGTAGTACCGAAGAAGCTGCCGAACAAGGCTGCGGGGGAAGCTCCTGCGGCGGCGGAGGCGGTGGAGGGAAGGCGGCAGGCCAAGGGAAATGCCATCGCGGCGCGCATGTCCCGCAGATCGGTGCGGGTCTATGACATGGGAACCGCGCTCGATGGCATACGACAGACGGCAAAGGGCCGTCGTGGTGCGAGGTTCACTGGACTGCTGCACCACATCTACGCGGTCGAACGCCTTGAGGCGGCCTACCTTGCGCTCAAGCGCGACGCGGCCGCTGGGGTGGACGGCCAGACCTGGCAGGCGTACGGGCAGGACCTGGAGGGCAACCTCCTGGATCTGTCCGAACGGTTGGCCCGAGGGGGCTACCGGCCCCAGCCTGTGAAGCGGGTGTACATCGACAAGGCCGACGGCAGCAAGCGCCCGCTGGGCGTGCCGGCGCTGGAGGACAAGCTCGTCCAGCGCGCCACGGTCGAAGTGTTGAACGCCATCTATGAGCAGGACTTCCTCGGGTTCAGCTACGGCTTCAGGCCCGGCAAGAGTGCGCACAACGCGCTGGATGCCGTGGCGGTAGGTGTGCACAGCAGACGAGTGAGCTGGATTCTCGATGCGGACATTGCCAAGTTCTTCGACACAATCGAAAGGGACTGGCTGGTGAAGTTCATCGAACACCGCGTGGCGGACACGCGCGTGGTGCGGCTGATCAAGAAATGGCTGCACGCGGGCGTGCTGGAAGAAGGCAGGCTGAGGCAAAGTGAGGTGGGTACGGTTCAGGGTGGGAGCATCAGTCCGCTGCTGGCCAACATCTACCTGCACTATGCGTTCGACCTGTGGGTGAAGCAGTGGAGGGGGCGCCATGCCCGAGGCGACGTGATCGTCGTGCGTTACGCCGACGATTGGGTAGCCGGGTTCCAGTTCCGCGACGATGCCGAGCGCTTCCAGCGCGCGGTGGCCGAGCGGCTGGGCCAATTCGGGCTGAAGCTGCACCCCGAGAAGACGCGGCTGATCGAGTTCGGGCGCGTCGCCCGGGAGAATCGACGCCGCCGAGGACAAGGCAAGCCGCAGACCTTCGACTTCCTGGGGTTCACGCATTGCTGCGGGACGACGAGGAAGGGCCACTTCATGGTCCTGCGGCTCACCAGTGCCAAACGCCTGCGAGCCAAACTGCAGGTGGTCAAGCTCGAACTCAGAAGGCGCATGCACCAACCCATCCCGGAGCAGGGCCAGTACCTGCGGGCGGTGGTGGCCGGGCATGCGCGCTACTTCGGCGTGCCGTGCAACGGCGCGCGGCTGAGGACATTCCGCTTCCAGGTCGCCGGGCTGTGGCATCGCACGCTGTGCCGCCGCAGTCAGAGCCATGGCCTGACGTGGCGTCGAATGTATCGATTGATGGCGCATTGGCTGCCTGTTGCGAACATCTGCCACCCGTACCCGAACCAGCGTCTGATCGTCATGACCCAAGGCAGGAGCCGTATGCGGTAG
- a CDS encoding ABC transporter permease, whose protein sequence is MTTPTATTASAAPGFSLKARLFRPATRQKLLAFASLIALMVFFSFASPQFLQTDNLVSILQSTAVNGVLAIACTFVIITAGIDLSVGTLMTFCAVMAGVVLTYMGMPLALGIVAAIFFGALAGFVSGVLIAKLKIPPFIATLGMMMLLKGLSLVISGTKPIYFNDTPDFPAISQDSLIGYFIPSLPIPNAVLILFLVAVAASIVLNKTILGRYTFALGSNEEAVRLSGVNTDFWKIVVYTVSGGICGIAGLLIASRLNSAQPALGQGYELDAIAAVVIGGTSLSGGTGTIVGTIIGAFIMSVLTNGLRILSVAQEWQTVVTGVIIILAVYADILRRRGSNTH, encoded by the coding sequence TTGACAACCCCCACCGCTACCACTGCCTCCGCCGCACCGGGCTTCTCGCTGAAGGCACGGCTCTTTCGTCCCGCCACGCGGCAGAAGCTGCTGGCCTTTGCCAGCCTCATCGCGCTGATGGTGTTCTTCAGCTTCGCGTCGCCGCAGTTCCTGCAGACCGACAACCTCGTGAGCATCCTGCAGTCGACCGCGGTGAACGGCGTACTGGCCATTGCCTGCACCTTCGTGATCATCACCGCGGGCATCGATCTTTCGGTGGGCACGCTGATGACCTTCTGCGCCGTCATGGCCGGTGTGGTGCTCACCTACATGGGCATGCCGCTCGCGCTGGGCATCGTGGCCGCGATCTTCTTCGGTGCGCTGGCCGGGTTCGTGTCGGGCGTGCTGATCGCCAAGCTCAAGATCCCGCCCTTCATCGCCACGCTGGGCATGATGATGCTGCTCAAGGGCCTGTCGCTCGTGATCTCGGGCACCAAGCCGATCTACTTCAACGACACGCCGGACTTTCCGGCGATCTCGCAGGATTCGCTGATCGGCTACTTCATTCCGTCGCTGCCGATTCCGAATGCGGTGCTGATCCTCTTCCTGGTGGCGGTGGCTGCGAGCATCGTGCTCAACAAGACCATTCTCGGGCGCTACACCTTCGCGCTCGGCAGCAACGAGGAGGCCGTGCGCCTGTCGGGCGTGAACACCGATTTCTGGAAGATCGTGGTCTACACGGTGAGCGGCGGCATCTGCGGCATCGCGGGCCTGCTGATCGCCTCGCGCCTGAACTCCGCGCAGCCGGCGCTGGGACAAGGCTACGAGCTCGACGCGATTGCCGCGGTGGTCATCGGCGGCACCTCGCTCAGCGGCGGCACCGGCACCATCGTGGGCACGATCATCGGCGCCTTCATCATGAGCGTGCTGACCAACGGCCTGCGCATTCTTTCGGTCGCGCAGGAATGGCAGACGGTGGTCACGGGCGTGATCATCATCCTGGCCGTGTACGCGGACATCCTGCGCCGCCGCGGCAGCAACACGCACTGA
- a CDS encoding sugar ABC transporter ATP-binding protein, with translation MQPIVTIRDLCKSFAGVRALDKAQFDLLPGEVHALMGENGAGKSTLMKVLAGVYGKDSGEVLIDGEPVDIASPRAAQALGIGIIHQELNLMNHLSAAQNIFIGREPRGRFGLFIDEDAMRAEAERIFARMNLRLDPHTPVGELAVAKQQMVEIAKALSFDSRVLIMDEPTAALNNEEVADLFRIIGQLKSQGVAIVYISHKMDELKRIADRVTVMRDGQYIATVSMADTPMDTLIAMMVGRQLTEVENDFPDTSGNEIVLEARGITRGGMVRDASFVLRKGEILGFAGLMGAGRTELARAVFGADPIDAGEVRVHGKRVSIRSPEDAVSHGIGYLSEDRKHFGLATGMDVETNIALPSMKKFLSMGVFIDQAAIEAAGERYVKQLSIKTPSVRQHVRLLSGGNQQKIVIAKWLLRDCSVLFFDEPTRGIDVGAKAEIYRLLNELAAEGKAIVIISSELPEILRVSHRVLVMCEGRITGELAGREASQEKIMQLATRRETTAAAAAATA, from the coding sequence ATGCAACCCATCGTCACCATCCGCGACCTCTGCAAGTCCTTTGCCGGCGTGCGCGCGCTCGACAAGGCGCAGTTCGACCTGCTGCCCGGCGAGGTGCACGCCCTGATGGGCGAGAACGGCGCGGGCAAGTCCACGCTGATGAAGGTGCTCGCGGGCGTCTACGGCAAGGATTCCGGCGAAGTGCTGATCGACGGCGAGCCCGTGGACATCGCGAGCCCGCGCGCGGCGCAGGCGCTGGGCATCGGGATCATCCATCAGGAGCTCAACCTGATGAACCACCTGAGCGCCGCGCAGAACATCTTCATCGGCCGCGAGCCGCGCGGGCGCTTCGGCCTCTTCATCGACGAAGACGCGATGCGCGCCGAGGCCGAGCGCATCTTCGCGCGCATGAACCTGCGGCTCGACCCGCACACGCCGGTCGGCGAACTCGCGGTGGCGAAGCAGCAGATGGTGGAGATCGCGAAGGCGCTCTCGTTCGACTCGCGCGTGCTCATCATGGACGAGCCCACCGCCGCGCTCAACAACGAGGAGGTGGCCGACCTGTTCCGCATCATCGGCCAGCTGAAATCGCAGGGCGTGGCCATCGTCTACATCTCGCACAAGATGGACGAACTCAAGCGCATCGCCGACCGCGTGACCGTGATGCGCGACGGCCAGTACATCGCCACCGTGTCGATGGCCGACACGCCGATGGACACCTTGATCGCCATGATGGTGGGCCGCCAGCTCACCGAGGTGGAGAACGACTTTCCCGACACCTCGGGCAACGAGATCGTGCTCGAGGCCCGCGGCATCACGCGCGGCGGGATGGTTCGCGACGCGAGCTTCGTGCTGCGCAAGGGCGAGATCCTGGGCTTTGCGGGGCTCATGGGCGCGGGCCGCACCGAGCTGGCGCGCGCGGTGTTCGGCGCCGACCCGATCGACGCGGGCGAGGTCCGCGTGCACGGCAAGAGAGTGTCGATCAGGTCGCCCGAGGATGCCGTGTCGCACGGCATCGGCTACCTCTCCGAAGACCGCAAGCACTTCGGCCTGGCCACCGGCATGGATGTGGAAACCAACATCGCGCTGCCGAGCATGAAGAAGTTCCTGTCGATGGGCGTCTTCATCGACCAGGCCGCCATCGAGGCCGCAGGCGAGCGCTACGTGAAGCAGCTCAGCATCAAGACGCCCTCGGTGCGCCAGCACGTGCGGCTGCTCTCGGGCGGCAACCAGCAGAAGATCGTGATCGCCAAATGGCTGCTGCGCGACTGCAGCGTGCTTTTCTTCGACGAGCCCACGCGCGGCATCGACGTGGGCGCCAAGGCCGAGATCTACCGCCTGCTCAACGAACTGGCCGCCGAGGGCAAGGCCATCGTGATCATCTCTTCGGAGCTGCCCGAGATATTGCGCGTGAGCCACCGCGTGCTGGTGATGTGCGAAGGCCGCATCACCGGCGAACTGGCGGGGCGCGAAGCCTCGCAGGAAAAGATCATGCAGCTCGCCACCCGGCGTGAAACCACCGCTGCTGCTGCCGCCGCCACCGCATGA
- a CDS encoding amidohydrolase family protein: MRQRIDSHQHFWRPARGDYAWLRADVPALAPLVRDFLPEHLAPLLQAHDIERTVLVQAADSEAETGFMLELASAHEVVGGVVGWVDLGHPDAVASLERMARHPKFKGVRPMLQDLPDDDWIARIPRPDAIQALLRLGLRFDALVKPRHLSSLIRFLKDWPELPVVIDHAAKPPVGAHDSEAFAAWRKDMAELAALPQVCCKFSGLWGEAPPSTHGDVDAAVRAVRPVWEPLLESFGPARLMWGSDWPVLTLAGDYAGWIAVSEACIGRLSASEQSRIWRGTAQRFYGISTD, from the coding sequence ATGAGACAACGCATCGACTCGCATCAGCATTTCTGGCGGCCCGCGCGCGGCGACTACGCGTGGCTGCGCGCCGATGTGCCCGCCCTGGCGCCGCTGGTGCGCGACTTTCTTCCCGAGCACCTCGCGCCTTTGCTGCAGGCGCATGACATCGAGCGGACCGTGCTCGTGCAGGCCGCCGATTCGGAAGCCGAAACCGGCTTCATGCTCGAACTGGCCAGCGCGCACGAGGTGGTGGGCGGCGTGGTCGGCTGGGTCGACCTGGGCCACCCCGATGCCGTGGCCTCGCTCGAGCGCATGGCGCGGCACCCCAAGTTCAAGGGCGTGCGGCCGATGCTGCAGGACCTGCCCGACGACGACTGGATCGCGCGCATCCCGCGCCCCGACGCCATTCAGGCGCTCCTGCGCCTGGGCCTGCGCTTCGATGCGCTGGTGAAGCCGCGGCACCTGTCCTCGCTGATCCGCTTCCTGAAGGACTGGCCGGAGTTGCCCGTGGTGATCGACCATGCCGCCAAGCCGCCCGTAGGCGCGCACGACAGTGAGGCCTTCGCGGCCTGGCGCAAGGACATGGCCGAGCTCGCCGCGCTGCCGCAGGTGTGCTGCAAGTTCTCAGGACTCTGGGGCGAAGCGCCGCCATCGACGCATGGCGACGTCGATGCGGCGGTGCGCGCCGTGCGCCCGGTGTGGGAGCCACTGCTCGAAAGTTTCGGCCCCGCCCGCCTCATGTGGGGCAGCGACTGGCCGGTGCTCACGCTGGCCGGTGACTACGCGGGCTGGATCGCGGTCAGCGAGGCCTGCATCGGCCGCCTGTCGGCCAGCGAGCAGTCGCGCATCTGGCGCGGCACCGCGCAACGCTTCTACGGCATCTCGACGGACTGA
- a CDS encoding FadR/GntR family transcriptional regulator encodes MFPPTKPADTRRLYQQIADQIRAFIRNGNLPAGARLPPERELALQLGVSRPSLREALIALEIDGRIEIRMGSGVYVCASQDAAERATPAVGESPSEMIQARAMLEGSVVTLASARVTPQHLERVRTTLESMRQDGRSGRTQIENDRRFHMAIAEMTGNSVLVRLVGELFDGRHSPISSRMSERTEDSQAWKAAFAEHEAIYRALEARDPQAAVAAMLHHLSASHARWTQESAPPAAD; translated from the coding sequence ATGTTTCCCCCCACCAAACCCGCCGACACCCGCCGGCTCTACCAGCAGATCGCCGACCAGATCCGGGCTTTCATCCGCAACGGCAACCTGCCCGCCGGCGCGCGCTTGCCACCGGAGCGGGAGCTGGCGCTGCAGCTGGGTGTGTCGCGGCCTTCGCTGCGCGAGGCGCTGATCGCCCTGGAGATCGACGGGCGCATCGAGATACGGATGGGGTCAGGCGTGTATGTCTGCGCGTCGCAGGACGCGGCGGAGCGCGCCACGCCGGCGGTGGGCGAAAGCCCGTCGGAAATGATCCAGGCGCGCGCGATGCTCGAAGGCTCGGTCGTCACGCTGGCCTCGGCCCGCGTGACGCCGCAGCACCTGGAGCGCGTGAGGACAACGCTCGAAAGCATGCGCCAGGACGGCCGGAGCGGCCGCACGCAGATCGAGAACGACCGGCGCTTTCACATGGCCATCGCCGAGATGACGGGCAACTCGGTGCTCGTGCGGCTGGTCGGGGAACTCTTCGATGGGCGGCACAGCCCGATCTCGTCGCGCATGAGCGAGCGCACCGAGGATTCGCAGGCGTGGAAGGCGGCGTTCGCCGAGCATGAGGCCATCTACCGCGCGCTGGAAGCGCGGGATCCGCAGGCCGCCGTGGCGGCGATGCTGCATCACCTGAGCGCCTCGCATGCGCGGTGGACGCAGGAATCTGCGCCGCCTGCGGCCGACTGA
- a CDS encoding DUF3422 family protein, with product MKLPTEVEERQQLADEIHARPFEPLSTPGAALAIATLREGPADDALCVAHLARLGGEASAAGAATQCQVRCGALRVRWERHTEFHTFTVFTDLGELAMEQAFDTGWLDALPHDWLASLPGRMISATQLAVLPCPGDPPHARLVAPLFGSDPLVGNRVADGAATVVSDLRAKAGVTRFLVFDHAMNRRRAGRTVQRLIELDTYRMMALLSLPVATRRMGQLAAEEAQLASLMARFHDATDGDEVLLHELVTLAAQVEHAMAENGARFAATRAYSGIVNQRLIDLRETLVPGLQPLSEFMARRFRPAMDSCAATAARQTQLSERIARAAQLLQTRSEVERERQNQALLSSLDRRQGLQLRLQETVEGLSVIAMTYYGVGLSNYLLKPLAKAMGWHETAVTLVAVPAIALLVLLNMRRLRRHLHQSPDS from the coding sequence ATGAAACTACCGACAGAAGTGGAAGAACGCCAGCAGCTGGCCGACGAAATTCACGCGCGCCCGTTCGAGCCACTCTCGACGCCGGGTGCCGCGTTGGCCATTGCCACGCTGCGCGAAGGCCCGGCCGACGACGCGCTTTGCGTCGCGCATCTGGCGCGGCTGGGCGGCGAGGCCTCCGCAGCGGGCGCCGCCACGCAGTGCCAGGTGCGTTGCGGCGCGCTGCGCGTGCGCTGGGAGCGCCACACGGAGTTCCACACATTCACCGTGTTCACCGATCTTGGCGAACTCGCGATGGAGCAGGCTTTCGACACCGGATGGCTCGATGCCCTGCCGCACGACTGGCTGGCCTCGCTCCCCGGCCGCATGATTTCCGCGACACAGCTGGCCGTGCTCCCCTGCCCTGGCGATCCACCCCATGCGCGCCTGGTGGCGCCGCTTTTCGGCAGCGATCCGCTGGTGGGCAACCGGGTGGCCGACGGCGCGGCCACCGTGGTGTCGGACCTTCGCGCCAAAGCCGGGGTGACGCGCTTCCTGGTGTTCGACCACGCCATGAACCGGCGGCGCGCGGGCCGTACCGTCCAGCGCCTGATAGAGCTCGACACCTACCGCATGATGGCCCTGCTCAGTCTGCCGGTCGCCACGCGCCGCATGGGCCAGCTCGCGGCCGAAGAGGCCCAGTTGGCGTCGCTGATGGCCCGCTTCCACGATGCGACCGATGGCGACGAAGTCCTGCTGCACGAGCTCGTCACGCTGGCCGCCCAGGTCGAGCACGCGATGGCCGAGAACGGTGCGCGCTTTGCGGCCACCCGCGCCTACAGCGGCATCGTGAACCAGCGGCTGATCGATCTGCGCGAGACGCTGGTGCCGGGCCTGCAGCCGCTGTCGGAGTTCATGGCGCGCCGGTTTCGTCCGGCCATGGACAGCTGCGCAGCCACAGCGGCCCGGCAGACGCAATTGTCCGAGCGGATTGCCAGGGCCGCACAGTTGCTGCAGACCCGCTCCGAAGTCGAACGCGAACGCCAGAACCAGGCGCTGCTCAGCTCGCTCGACCGGCGCCAGGGCCTGCAGCTGCGGCTGCAGGAGACGGTCGAGGGCCTGTCGGTGATCGCCATGACCTACTACGGCGTCGGCTTGAGCAACTACCTGCTCAAGCCCTTGGCCAAGGCCATGGGCTGGCACGAGACCGCAGTGACACTGGTGGCCGTGCCGGCCATCGCACTGCTCGTGCTGCTCAACATGCGGCGGTTGCGCCGGCATCTGCACCAGTCGCCGGACAGCTGA
- a CDS encoding RidA family protein: MARIEARLAQMGLLLPKPLQAPPNVRLPFAWVRVRGRRAFISGHIPLEPDGSIAKPLGKVGAEITPEQGYQAARLVALAHLASLKRELGDLDRVTAWLRVFAMVNVAPEFNETPRVTNGYSDLILELYGQEAGTHARSSIGMMIPLNAPVNCEAEVEIDGG, from the coding sequence ATGGCAAGAATCGAAGCACGTCTCGCGCAGATGGGTCTGCTTTTGCCGAAGCCCTTGCAGGCTCCGCCGAATGTCCGCCTGCCTTTCGCCTGGGTCCGCGTGCGGGGGCGGCGGGCCTTCATCTCCGGCCACATCCCTCTCGAGCCGGACGGCAGCATCGCGAAGCCGCTCGGCAAGGTGGGCGCCGAGATCACGCCTGAACAGGGCTATCAAGCGGCCAGGCTCGTGGCGCTGGCGCACCTGGCAAGCCTGAAGCGCGAGCTGGGCGACCTCGATCGCGTGACCGCCTGGCTGAGGGTATTTGCGATGGTCAACGTGGCACCGGAGTTCAACGAGACGCCGCGGGTGACCAATGGCTACTCTGATCTCATTCTTGAGCTCTACGGGCAGGAAGCCGGAACACACGCCCGCTCCTCCATCGGAATGATGATTCCGCTCAATGCGCCGGTGAATTGCGAGGCGGAGGTGGAGATCGACGGGGGATGA
- a CDS encoding cupin domain-containing protein, whose translation MNATTGTAPPRVVSGSQPYTSAQGTVYAPGICAETVESEALFLGRVTLPAGERTKAHVHARHESAFYMLSGGEVALWTGERLQERAVARPGDYLFIPAGVPHVAVNLSSSEPAVFIGSRNEPTAQESVVMRPELDALVP comes from the coding sequence ATGAACGCAACGACAGGCACGGCGCCGCCACGAGTCGTCAGTGGCTCGCAGCCCTACACGAGTGCACAGGGCACGGTCTACGCACCTGGGATCTGCGCCGAAACAGTGGAATCCGAGGCGCTTTTCCTCGGGCGCGTGACGCTCCCCGCTGGCGAGCGGACGAAGGCGCATGTCCACGCGCGGCATGAATCCGCCTTCTACATGCTGAGCGGTGGGGAAGTGGCGCTGTGGACGGGCGAGCGGCTGCAGGAGCGCGCCGTTGCGCGGCCCGGCGACTACCTCTTCATCCCGGCCGGCGTGCCGCATGTGGCGGTCAACCTGAGCAGTTCGGAGCCCGCGGTGTTCATCGGATCGCGTAACGAGCCGACCGCGCAGGAAAGCGTCGTGATGCGTCCCGAGCTCGATGCGCTGGTCCCATAA
- a CDS encoding winged helix-turn-helix domain-containing tetratricopeptide repeat protein: MGKRFAFGPLLLDARMGTLSRDGRVLAVGQRGLLILRTLLEAQGEVVAKSTLMAAAWPGLVVEDSNLSVQIAALRKLLGTTSEGAQWILTVPRVGYRLAEAAAVDDTALEQADAGSADGGRRPSIAVMPFKNLSDDATQEYFADGVTEDVIAALTRFRWFSVRGRNSSFVYKSRAVEPKTAALELGVRYLLTGAVRRSGDRIRISAELVDACDGRYIWAGHHDFALLDMFEVQDTIAQQVAGSIEPELLKSEAGLAAQRRGSGSVTGWDLVARGSWFFHQVTRPTHLQARALFRQARQLDAGLPEARMWLGRVNAGLIAYGWSEDPDADLAEGLEAALQAVQMDEKSPYAHYALAIVSVYMESFALAIRAAEKAAELSPGFALGHLVLGMARLFSGDAGKAVESLECGLHLNRYDPQNFIWYNVLSLAYLFSGDASEALQCATASLKVRPTWRSAMETAAACCTALGRTPAARQWLDQMTKLPLASGDALQPLWRSNPRWAGELQALLDTTLREAHAEVLAANGHAECERAQGKRTS; this comes from the coding sequence ATGGGAAAGCGATTCGCTTTCGGCCCCCTGCTCCTTGACGCCAGGATGGGCACGCTGTCGCGCGACGGTCGCGTCCTCGCCGTCGGCCAGCGCGGTCTGCTGATCCTGCGAACCTTGCTCGAGGCGCAGGGCGAAGTGGTGGCCAAGTCGACCCTGATGGCGGCGGCCTGGCCGGGCCTGGTGGTCGAAGACAGCAACCTCTCGGTCCAGATCGCGGCGCTTCGCAAGCTGCTGGGCACGACCTCCGAAGGGGCGCAATGGATCCTTACCGTGCCGCGGGTAGGTTATCGCCTCGCGGAAGCGGCTGCCGTGGACGACACCGCGCTCGAGCAGGCGGACGCAGGCAGTGCGGACGGCGGCAGGCGGCCGTCCATCGCGGTGATGCCATTCAAGAACCTCAGCGACGATGCGACGCAGGAGTACTTCGCCGATGGCGTCACCGAAGACGTCATTGCCGCGCTCACCCGGTTCCGATGGTTCTCCGTCAGGGGCCGCAACTCCAGCTTCGTGTACAAGTCCAGGGCTGTCGAGCCGAAGACGGCCGCGCTCGAACTGGGCGTGCGATATCTGCTGACAGGCGCCGTGCGCAGATCCGGCGACAGGATCCGCATCTCGGCAGAGCTCGTCGATGCGTGCGACGGCCGTTACATCTGGGCCGGGCACCACGATTTCGCCCTGCTGGACATGTTCGAAGTGCAGGACACGATCGCGCAGCAGGTCGCAGGCTCGATCGAGCCCGAGCTGCTCAAGAGCGAGGCCGGCCTGGCCGCGCAAAGGCGGGGCTCAGGCAGCGTCACAGGCTGGGATCTCGTCGCGCGGGGCTCTTGGTTCTTTCATCAAGTGACGCGGCCGACGCACCTGCAGGCGCGCGCCTTGTTCCGCCAAGCCCGCCAGCTCGATGCCGGATTGCCGGAGGCGAGGATGTGGCTCGGCCGTGTGAATGCCGGGCTGATCGCCTATGGCTGGAGCGAGGATCCGGACGCCGACCTCGCCGAAGGCCTGGAAGCGGCCTTGCAGGCGGTGCAGATGGACGAGAAGAGTCCGTATGCGCACTATGCACTTGCGATCGTCAGCGTATACATGGAGTCCTTCGCGCTGGCGATCCGGGCCGCGGAGAAGGCGGCCGAGCTCAGCCCGGGCTTCGCGCTCGGCCACCTGGTGCTCGGCATGGCGCGCCTGTTTTCAGGAGATGCCGGCAAGGCGGTCGAGTCGCTGGAATGCGGGCTGCATCTGAACCGATACGACCCGCAGAACTTCATCTGGTACAACGTCCTGTCCCTGGCCTACCTGTTCAGTGGCGATGCAAGCGAGGCACTGCAATGCGCAACAGCCTCGCTGAAAGTGCGGCCCACATGGCGTTCCGCCATGGAGACGGCCGCCGCCTGCTGCACAGCCTTGGGCCGCACTCCTGCGGCGCGTCAATGGCTGGACCAGATGACGAAGTTGCCACTGGCCTCCGGGGACGCCCTGCAGCCTTTGTGGCGATCCAATCCCCGCTGGGCCGGCGAGTTGCAGGCGCTGCTGGATACAACGCTTCGCGAGGCGCATGCCGAGGTCCTTGCTGCGAATGGACACGCGGAATGCGAACGGGCGCAGGGCAAGCGCACGTCCTGA
- a CDS encoding FadR/GntR family transcriptional regulator, giving the protein MRARCERASQDAAERATPAVGESPSEMIQARAMLEGSVVMLASARVTPQHLERVRAALESMRQDGRSGRTQIENDRRFHMAIAEMTGNSVLVRLVGELFDGRHSPISSRMSERTEDSQAWKAAFAEHEAIYRALEARDPQVAVAAMLHHLSVSHARRTQESALPAAD; this is encoded by the coding sequence TTGCGAGCGCGCTGCGAGCGCGCGTCGCAGGACGCGGCGGAGCGCGCCACGCCGGCGGTGGGCGAAAGTCCGTCGGAAATGATCCAGGCGCGCGCGATGCTCGAAGGCTCGGTCGTCATGCTGGCCTCGGCCCGCGTCACGCCGCAGCACCTGGAGCGCGTGAGGGCCGCGCTCGAAAGCATGCGCCAGGATGGCCGGAGCGGCCGCACGCAGATCGAGAACGACCGGCGCTTTCACATGGCCATCGCCGAGATGACGGGCAACTCGGTGCTCGTGCGGCTGGTCGGGGAACTCTTCGATGGACGGCACAGCCCGATCTCGTCGCGCATGAGCGAGCGCACCGAGGATTCGCAGGCGTGGAAGGCGGCGTTCGCCGAGCATGAGGCCATCTACCGCGCGCTGGAAGCGCGGGATCCGCAGGTCGCCGTGGCGGCGATGCTGCATCACCTGAGCGTCTCGCATGCGCGGCGGACGCAGGAATCTGCGTTGCCTGCGGCTGACTGA